A stretch of Mustela nigripes isolate SB6536 chromosome 6, MUSNIG.SB6536, whole genome shotgun sequence DNA encodes these proteins:
- the LOC132020599 gene encoding NKG2-A/NKG2-B type II integral membrane protein-like, whose translation MNNQGVTYAELSQVKGSRRQQVKAKGTKSPISGTEEEITYVELNLQDVSRDLQGSGKNCQWKDLPSCPGKLIADILGITCLVLMSTVVTIAVIHSYHCGHCPKEWITYSKTCYYISTERKPWNESRLSCASKSSTLLSIEDEEEMVIDFFRE comes from the exons ATGAATAACCAAGGAGTTACCTATGCAGAACTCAGTCAGGTTAAGGGTTCAAGAAGACAGCAAGTGAAAGCTAAGGGCACTAAAAGTCCCATTTCAGGAACTGAGGAGGAAATAACCTACGTAGAATTAAATCTTCAAGATGTTTCTCGGGATCTTCAAGGGAGTGGCAAGAACTGCCAGTGGAAAG attTACCTTCATGTCCAGGGAAGCTCATTGCTGACATTCTGGGAATCACCTGCCTTGTCTTGATGTCCACTGTGGTCACAATAGCTGTTATTCATT CTTATCATTGTGGTCACTGTCCAAAAGAGTGGATTACATATTCCAAAACTTGCTACTACATTAGCACTGAAAGAAAACCATGGAATGAGAGTCGGTTGTCCTGTGCTTCTAAGAGCTCTACCCTGCTCTCCATAGAGGATGAAGAGGAAATG GTCATCGATTTCTTCAGAGAGTGA